The DNA window TAGCGCGCCCTGCCGCGCCGTATCAAACCTGCTTTTGCTGGCGTACAATTTTTCGATCAAGAGACGACGCGAGGCCCGAAATTCTTGCATCTTCTCTTGCCAAATGGTCACCGGGCTGTTAAAAAGGCGGCTATGCCAAAGCACAGATCGACGCCCGGCGGGGGTGGTCCCGCGCGACGGACCTTCCTGAAGAGCGTTGCTGCCATGGGAGCGCTGGCCTCAATGGAACCGATGCCCGCGCTGCCATCGCCATCGCAAGGACAATCGGCTGAAGCCGATCGCCGCTACTGGGTCGAAGTCCTGGCTCGCGTGGCAGACCCGGTCCTGCGGGCGCTCAGCCAACAGAGGTTGAAGGCCAAAATGCCGGTTGAAGCGCCGTATGGGAACGTGGCAGACCGCCGCCGGTTTACCTACCTTGAAGCGGCTGGTCGTCTCCTTTGTGGCATTGCGCCGTGGCTGGAATCGAAGCCGATAGAGGCCTCTGAAGAGAAATTAAGGGGGCAACATGCCGAATGGGCCCGCGCGGCCATTGACGCGGCGATAAATCCCGAGTCCTCCGACTTCATGAATTTCAGCAAAGGCGCTCAGCCTGTTGTGGATGCCGCATTCCTCGCCCAGGCTGTGCTGCGCGCACCTATTGAGCTGTGGGAGAAACTGGCCCCAAAGGCGCAGCGGAACCTGGTGAAAGCGTTGCAGTCCACGCGTGTCATCCGCCCGGGCTTCAACAACTGGCTTTTGTTCAGCGCGATCGTCGAAGCTGGGCTGTGCTTTATGAGCGAAGGGTGGGACAAAATGCGAGTCGATTATGCTTTGCGCGAGCACCAGAGCTGGTATCTGGGCGACGGCGTATACGGCGACGGGCCGCAGTTCCACTGGGACTATTACAACAGCTTTGTGATCCAGCCCATGCTCCTCGACGTGTTGGACACTGTCTCAAAGCACGCTGACGACTGGAATTCGATGCGGCCGGCCGTGCTGGCGCGGGCACGGCGTTACGCTGCTATCCAGGAGCGCCTGATCAGCCCTGAGGGAACGTACCCAGCCATTGGCAGATCGCTCGCTTATCGCTTTGGAGCTTTTCATCTTCTGGCCTCGATCGCTTTAAGAAAACAGCTTCCGGAAGGCGTTTCACCGGAACAGGTCCGCTGCGCGCTGACGGCAGTGATGCGGCGCATGATTGAAGCTCCGGGCACATTCGACGAAGATGGATGGCTGACGGTGGGCTTCTGTGGCCACCAACCAGCCATCGCGGAAGGGTATATTTCAACTGGGAGTTGTTATCTTTGTTCGGCCGCCTGGCTTCCGCTTGGGCTCCCGCCGGACGATCCGTTCTGGAAAGGGCCTCCCCAGCCCTGGACCCAGCAAAAGGTATGGAGCGGAAAAAATGTTCCGGCCGACCACGCTCTGGGCGAAACTGGTGGCATTCCAGGCTGCCGCAAATAGCCGGTAATACGCCGCAGCCGGTGTAATCGTAAGGTGGGTTTTGTTCGCCTCTTACGGCGGGGCAGAAACGGCAACAATCACACGCTGCAGCAGGAAGATTGCGTTACCCAATAAAACAGGCAAGGAAAAGGAGGAAATACGAATGACAGGTTCAATCAGCCGCCGTCAATTTCTGGAGGCAGCGACAGCCGCAGCGGTCATGCCGCCGGTTGGCTCCTCTGCATCAGCCACGCAGGTTCCGGCTCCTACGATGTGGCCAGGAGACCGAGCTGCCGCCATCAGCCTTACTTTTGACGACGGAATGCAGACGCACCTTGAC is part of the Acidobacteriota bacterium genome and encodes:
- a CDS encoding DUF2264 domain-containing protein, producing the protein MPALPSPSQGQSAEADRRYWVEVLARVADPVLRALSQQRLKAKMPVEAPYGNVADRRRFTYLEAAGRLLCGIAPWLESKPIEASEEKLRGQHAEWARAAIDAAINPESSDFMNFSKGAQPVVDAAFLAQAVLRAPIELWEKLAPKAQRNLVKALQSTRVIRPGFNNWLLFSAIVEAGLCFMSEGWDKMRVDYALREHQSWYLGDGVYGDGPQFHWDYYNSFVIQPMLLDVLDTVSKHADDWNSMRPAVLARARRYAAIQERLISPEGTYPAIGRSLAYRFGAFHLLASIALRKQLPEGVSPEQVRCALTAVMRRMIEAPGTFDEDGWLTVGFCGHQPAIAEGYISTGSCYLCSAAWLPLGLPPDDPFWKGPPQPWTQQKVWSGKNVPADHALGETGGIPGCRK